The following are encoded in a window of Thunnus albacares chromosome 17, fThuAlb1.1, whole genome shotgun sequence genomic DNA:
- the LOC122966300 gene encoding BUB3-interacting and GLEBS motif-containing protein ZNF207-like isoform X1: protein MGRKKKKQMKPWCWYCNRDFDDEKILIQHQKAKHFKCHICHKKLYTGPGLAIHCMQVHKETIDGVPNAIPGRTDIELEIYGMEGIPEKDMEERRRVLEQKNQETQKKKQNQDDSDEYDDDDEPGPSFQQPAAGQPQAGYIPPMTQPGMPPGSGAPGIPPGSYSGIPPMMPGVPPMMPGMPPVMPGMPPGMIPMGRMMPPGPGMPPMMPGVPPGMPPPVAHRPGITHMAQVPPAANVLTRPVVPAATAPSAQPDVTKPLFPSVGQMGSRVASTSAGSSSADSQSASPKALFPITSQSQQTMSGSPHPPPSTSSEPSKPTFPAYTQATAAVASPNAGSSTVSKPPSTVTSKPATLTTSSATSKLIHPDEDISLEELRAQLPRYQCSIPRQGQATASAPSVGPVGGMMSPQQPGMRHPIPGQYGGPPQGMPGYMPGGMPPYGQAPPVVPPGYQGAPPRPPIGMRPPVMSPGGRY from the exons AtgggaagaaagaagaaaaagcaaatgaaGCCGTGGTGCTG GTACTGCAACAGagattttgatgatgaaaagatTCTCATCCAGCATCAGAAAgccaaacatttcaaatgccACATTTGTCATAAAAAGCTGTACACTGGCCCCGGGCTCGCTATCCACTGTATGCAG GTACATAAAGAGACTATTGATGGAGTTCCTAATGCGATACCTGGAAGGACAGATATTGAACTGGAGATTTATGGCATGGAGGGTATTCCAGAGAAAGACatggaagagagaagaagagtgcTTGAACAAAAAAACCAAG AGACTCAGAAGAAAAAGCAGAACCAGGATGACTCTGATGAGTACGATGACGATGATGAGCCCGGTCCCTCCTTCCAGCAGCCTGCTGCAGGTCAGCCCCAGGCAGGCTACATCCCCCCTATGACCCAGCCTGGCATGCCTCCTGGCTCTGGTGCTCCTGGGATACCGCCAGGAAGCTACTCAG GAATCCCTCCAATGATGCCAGGTGTGCCGCCAATGATGCCAGGAATGCCGCCCGTAATGCCGGGAATGCCTCCAGG GATGATACCAATGGGTAGGATGATGCCTCCTGGTCCGGGGATGCCTCCTATGATGCCAGGCGTGCCACCAG GCATGCCTCCTCCAGTGGCCCACCGGCCCGGGATTACACACATGGCTCAGGTCCCTCCAGCTGCAAATGTGCTGACTAGACCTGTCGTTCCTGCTGCCACTGCCCCCTCAGCCCAGCCAGATGTCACAAAACCTCTGTTTCCCAGTGTTGGACAG ATGGGGAGTCGGGTCGCAAGTACAAGTGCAGGCTCGTCAAGTGCAGACTCTCAGTCTGCCTCCCCTAAAGCTCTGTTCCCTATCACATCACAA agTCAGCAGACAATGTCAGGgtcccctcaccctccccccTCTACCTCATCTGAACCCTCAAAGCCCACATTCCCGGCCTACACTCAGGCCACCGCAGCCGTGGCCAGCCCCAATGCTGGCAGCAGTACGGTCTCTAAACCTCCCTCTACTGTGACCAGTAAGCCTGCCACCCTCACCACCTCTAGTGCAACCAGTAAGTTGATCCACCCCGATGAGGATATCTCACTG GAAGAGTTGCGGGCTCAGCTGCCCAGGTACCAGTGCAGTATTCCCCGCCAAGGCCAGGCCACTGCTTCTGCCCCGTCAGTGGGTCCCGTGGGTGGCATGATGTCTCCTCAGCAGCCAGGCATGAGGCATCCTATACCTG GCCAATATGGTGGTCCACCCCAGGGGATGCCAGGCTACATGCCAGGAGGGATGCCTCCATACGGACAGGCCCCTCCTGTGGTTCCCCCAGGGTACCAAGGAGCCCCTCCACGGCCACCCATAGGTATGAGACCCCCTGTCATGTCTCCTGGAGGCCGCTACTGA
- the LOC122966300 gene encoding BUB3-interacting and GLEBS motif-containing protein ZNF207-like isoform X3, whose protein sequence is MGRKKKKQMKPWCWYCNRDFDDEKILIQHQKAKHFKCHICHKKLYTGPGLAIHCMQVHKETIDGVPNAIPGRTDIELEIYGMEGIPEKDMEERRRVLEQKNQETQKKKQNQDDSDEYDDDDEPGPSFQQPAAGQPQAGYIPPMTQPGMPPGSGAPGIPPGSYSGIPPMMPGVPPMMPGMPPVMPGMPPGMIPMGRMMPPGPGMPPMMPGVPPGMPPPVAHRPGITHMAQVPPAANVLTRPVVPAATAPSAQPDVTKPLFPSVGQSQQTMSGSPHPPPSTSSEPSKPTFPAYTQATAAVASPNAGSSTVSKPPSTVTSKPATLTTSSATSKLIHPDEDISLEELRAQLPRYQCSIPRQGQATASAPSVGPVGGMMSPQQPGMRHPIPGQYGGPPQGMPGYMPGGMPPYGQAPPVVPPGYQGAPPRPPIGMRPPVMSPGGRY, encoded by the exons AtgggaagaaagaagaaaaagcaaatgaaGCCGTGGTGCTG GTACTGCAACAGagattttgatgatgaaaagatTCTCATCCAGCATCAGAAAgccaaacatttcaaatgccACATTTGTCATAAAAAGCTGTACACTGGCCCCGGGCTCGCTATCCACTGTATGCAG GTACATAAAGAGACTATTGATGGAGTTCCTAATGCGATACCTGGAAGGACAGATATTGAACTGGAGATTTATGGCATGGAGGGTATTCCAGAGAAAGACatggaagagagaagaagagtgcTTGAACAAAAAAACCAAG AGACTCAGAAGAAAAAGCAGAACCAGGATGACTCTGATGAGTACGATGACGATGATGAGCCCGGTCCCTCCTTCCAGCAGCCTGCTGCAGGTCAGCCCCAGGCAGGCTACATCCCCCCTATGACCCAGCCTGGCATGCCTCCTGGCTCTGGTGCTCCTGGGATACCGCCAGGAAGCTACTCAG GAATCCCTCCAATGATGCCAGGTGTGCCGCCAATGATGCCAGGAATGCCGCCCGTAATGCCGGGAATGCCTCCAGG GATGATACCAATGGGTAGGATGATGCCTCCTGGTCCGGGGATGCCTCCTATGATGCCAGGCGTGCCACCAG GCATGCCTCCTCCAGTGGCCCACCGGCCCGGGATTACACACATGGCTCAGGTCCCTCCAGCTGCAAATGTGCTGACTAGACCTGTCGTTCCTGCTGCCACTGCCCCCTCAGCCCAGCCAGATGTCACAAAACCTCTGTTTCCCAGTGTTGGACAG agTCAGCAGACAATGTCAGGgtcccctcaccctccccccTCTACCTCATCTGAACCCTCAAAGCCCACATTCCCGGCCTACACTCAGGCCACCGCAGCCGTGGCCAGCCCCAATGCTGGCAGCAGTACGGTCTCTAAACCTCCCTCTACTGTGACCAGTAAGCCTGCCACCCTCACCACCTCTAGTGCAACCAGTAAGTTGATCCACCCCGATGAGGATATCTCACTG GAAGAGTTGCGGGCTCAGCTGCCCAGGTACCAGTGCAGTATTCCCCGCCAAGGCCAGGCCACTGCTTCTGCCCCGTCAGTGGGTCCCGTGGGTGGCATGATGTCTCCTCAGCAGCCAGGCATGAGGCATCCTATACCTG GCCAATATGGTGGTCCACCCCAGGGGATGCCAGGCTACATGCCAGGAGGGATGCCTCCATACGGACAGGCCCCTCCTGTGGTTCCCCCAGGGTACCAAGGAGCCCCTCCACGGCCACCCATAGGTATGAGACCCCCTGTCATGTCTCCTGGAGGCCGCTACTGA
- the LOC122966300 gene encoding BUB3-interacting and GLEBS motif-containing protein ZNF207-like isoform X2 has product MGRKKKKQMKPWCWYCNRDFDDEKILIQHQKAKHFKCHICHKKLYTGPGLAIHCMQVHKETIDGVPNAIPGRTDIELEIYGMEGIPEKDMEERRRVLEQKNQETQKKKQNQDDSDEYDDDDEPGPSFQQPAAGQPQAGYIPPMTQPGMPPGSGAPGIPPGSYSGIPPMMPGVPPMMPGMPPVMPGMPPGMIPMGRMMPPGPGMPPMMPGVPPGMPPPVAHRPGITHMAQVPPAANVLTRPVVPAATAPSAQPDVTKPLFPSVGQMGSRVASTSAGSSSADSQSASPKALFPITSQSQQTMSGSPHPPPSTSSEPSKPTFPAYTQATAAVASPNAGSSTVSKPPSTVTSKPATLTTSSATSKLIHPDEDISLEELRAQLPRYQCSIPRQGQATASAPSVGPVGGMMSPQQPGMRHPIPGQYGGPPQGMPGYMPGGMPPYGQAPPVVPPGYQGAPPRPPIGV; this is encoded by the exons AtgggaagaaagaagaaaaagcaaatgaaGCCGTGGTGCTG GTACTGCAACAGagattttgatgatgaaaagatTCTCATCCAGCATCAGAAAgccaaacatttcaaatgccACATTTGTCATAAAAAGCTGTACACTGGCCCCGGGCTCGCTATCCACTGTATGCAG GTACATAAAGAGACTATTGATGGAGTTCCTAATGCGATACCTGGAAGGACAGATATTGAACTGGAGATTTATGGCATGGAGGGTATTCCAGAGAAAGACatggaagagagaagaagagtgcTTGAACAAAAAAACCAAG AGACTCAGAAGAAAAAGCAGAACCAGGATGACTCTGATGAGTACGATGACGATGATGAGCCCGGTCCCTCCTTCCAGCAGCCTGCTGCAGGTCAGCCCCAGGCAGGCTACATCCCCCCTATGACCCAGCCTGGCATGCCTCCTGGCTCTGGTGCTCCTGGGATACCGCCAGGAAGCTACTCAG GAATCCCTCCAATGATGCCAGGTGTGCCGCCAATGATGCCAGGAATGCCGCCCGTAATGCCGGGAATGCCTCCAGG GATGATACCAATGGGTAGGATGATGCCTCCTGGTCCGGGGATGCCTCCTATGATGCCAGGCGTGCCACCAG GCATGCCTCCTCCAGTGGCCCACCGGCCCGGGATTACACACATGGCTCAGGTCCCTCCAGCTGCAAATGTGCTGACTAGACCTGTCGTTCCTGCTGCCACTGCCCCCTCAGCCCAGCCAGATGTCACAAAACCTCTGTTTCCCAGTGTTGGACAG ATGGGGAGTCGGGTCGCAAGTACAAGTGCAGGCTCGTCAAGTGCAGACTCTCAGTCTGCCTCCCCTAAAGCTCTGTTCCCTATCACATCACAA agTCAGCAGACAATGTCAGGgtcccctcaccctccccccTCTACCTCATCTGAACCCTCAAAGCCCACATTCCCGGCCTACACTCAGGCCACCGCAGCCGTGGCCAGCCCCAATGCTGGCAGCAGTACGGTCTCTAAACCTCCCTCTACTGTGACCAGTAAGCCTGCCACCCTCACCACCTCTAGTGCAACCAGTAAGTTGATCCACCCCGATGAGGATATCTCACTG GAAGAGTTGCGGGCTCAGCTGCCCAGGTACCAGTGCAGTATTCCCCGCCAAGGCCAGGCCACTGCTTCTGCCCCGTCAGTGGGTCCCGTGGGTGGCATGATGTCTCCTCAGCAGCCAGGCATGAGGCATCCTATACCTG GCCAATATGGTGGTCCACCCCAGGGGATGCCAGGCTACATGCCAGGAGGGATGCCTCCATACGGACAGGCCCCTCCTGTGGTTCCCCCAGGGTACCAAGGAGCCCCTCCACGGCCACCCATAG GTGTGTAG